The genomic DNA TCCCGCCTGGAACGCCGATCGCTATCGGATTGCCCAGCAGTATGATGCGCTGCTGCTGCCGCTTGCCCAGTATGGCATTGTGCCGATCGACAACCAGAGCGGTCAGGGTCACGTTTACCACCTGTACGTCATTCGTGTGACAGACTATTGCCCGATCGATCGGACTGCGCTCCAAACCGGATTGACCGAACTGGGAATCCAGACGGGAATTCATTACCCGATTCCCTGTCATCTTCAGCCTGCCTATCAGCATTTGGGCTATCGTGCGGGAGACTTTCCGGTAGCAGAACGGTTGAGCCAGGAAATCCTGTCGCTGCCCCTCTATCCCGGTATGGTAGAAGCGCAGGTACAGCAGGTTGTCGAAGCAATTACCGCTCTGGTTAACCGATCGCTGGAGCAGCCTCCCTACTCACTCATGGAGATCCAGCCCGATCGATCGCTGCTGGCGGGCTAGCTGATGCTTCCTCAGTCCTGGCGGGAATACTCAGCGTATATCGTTCTGAACTTTTCCTGCATCTATGCAAGTCAGGCAAAAACTGGATGCGTTTCCCCGGCAGTTACGGGCATGGGCGATCGGTCGCAATTTCCCCTCTTTGCTGATTGGGGGCTTGCTGCTGCTGCTATACGCGCCGCTGTTGCTGCACTGGATCGACGGCTGGATCAATAAATCGATCAGCACAGAACATGAATACTTCAGTCATGGGCTGATTGGCTTACCCTTTGCAGCTTATCTCGTGTGGCTAAAACGGCATCGCTGGGCAGCACTGCCCGATCGCACCCACTTTGCCGGAATGGGTCTGCTGACGCTGGGCTTAATCGGGTATCTCAGTCCGCTGCCAGACACCATTAATCTGTCGCTGCCGATTCTGCTAGCAGGGTTGTGTCTTTGGCTAAAGGGGCTTCCCGGTTTGCGGCTCCAGATATTTCCGCTGCTGTTGGTCTTGCTGGCGACGCCGAACTCGATGCCCTATCTGCTGGTGCCCTATACCCTGCCGCTTCAGCGATTCATTGCGGGCGTGGCGGGGTTTTTGCTGGCGCAGGGGGGACTGCCCGTACAGGTCAAGGAAATTTATCTGTTCGTGAATGATCGGGTTGTGGAGGTTGCCCCCTACTGTGCAGGCTTGAAAATGCTGTTTACCAGTCTGTATGTGGGGCTGATTTTGCTCTATTGGACAGGGGCATGGCGATCGCGCCCAAAGGTCATGCAGTTCCTGACGGGAATTCTGCTGCTGAATCTTGCTGCCAACATTATCCGCAATGCCCTGTTGACCTACTTCCATGCCACGACTCAGACCGCTGCATTTTACTGGCTGCACGATAGCTGGGGCGGCGATCTGTTCTCTACTGTCCTGCTGGGGCTGATTGTGCTGCTGCTGCGCTGGATCGATCGGGAAATGGATGCTGAAACAACACTCGATGATCCAGAAGATGAGACAATTGCTCCCTCGGCGGAGTCCTGATGGCTTTCTTACGTATGGCTTCCACCAAACTGACTGCTCTTCAATCCACTGCAATCCGACAGGGTATTGTCCTCTTTGCGCTGGCAATGGCGGCGGCGATCGTTCTGCCAAATTACTGGACTCACAGCTGGGCGTGGAATCGGCTGCCTGAAATCGCACAGATTAAACCGCTTAAACAGATTCAGCAACAGGGCATTACGCTCAACGGCTGGCAAACCCTCAGCCAAAAACCGATCGAGATTGGCGGGCATTCCTGGTCGGTGCAGGCGATTGTCCCTGAGGCACAGGCTGCTACGGCAACCCCACAAACTACAGCGCTGGTGCTGCTGCGTCCCCAAACCTGGATTCGTGATTTGCCCCAGGTTGATTGGATGGATATCAACGGCATTCAGCAGTGGCGCACCGATTCCGTGCGATCGATTCAGTTTACGGTTGCCCTGCCAGACGGACAAGCTATCCCAGTCACGGCTCGTTTTTTGCGCGGCTGGACGGAGGAACGCACCTACGCCGTTGTGCAGTGGTATGTCTGGTCAACGGGAGGCAGTCCTTCCCCGACGGACTGGTTTTGGGCAAACCAGATAGCTCGCTGGCGCAGACAGCCCCCCCAGCCCTGGATTGCAGTCAGCGTGATGCAGCCCATCGATCCTTTGGGAAATATTGAAACGGTGCATCAATCGCTGGCAGTCCTGGCACAGCAAATTCAAACCCAACTCATTGAAACGGCGCTCAAATCTTCGTCCTAGGGGGTATTTCCCGTGGATTTCGAGTTTGCGATCGTCTGGCTGTCAGGATTGTCGTTTTCTTCATGCTCGGTTCTCCTCGAAACTGGGGGCTAGGGGGCGGTTCGGATCACTCGGATCACAGCGATCTCGTCTCAAGCAAATTCCCAGACTGCACACATGACGCCAATGTTTGACGCCCATAAGGTTTGATGCCCATGCTGCGCCAATTTACGACCTGTTCGATCGCTGCTCTGGTCTGGGCGACTCAGGCAAATGTCTTTTACCAAGCGGCTCTTGCCAGTCCCGATAATCAGCCCAATGCACGCAGTTTAGAAGCCTCGAATGCAGAAGCACCCGATCGCTCCGCACAGCCACTCCAGGTGGATCGCGCCCCATCCCGATCGCTCCCTGAGCCAGAAGGTTTTTGGGGAATTGGCGATCGTTCCCAGCCCTCGAACTTGACGCCCGATGAGTTTGATTCCTATCGGTTGGGAGCGGGAGATTCCCTGTTTGTGACGGTGT from Leptolyngbya ohadii IS1 includes the following:
- the crtB gene encoding cyanoexosortase B gives rise to the protein MQVRQKLDAFPRQLRAWAIGRNFPSLLIGGLLLLLYAPLLLHWIDGWINKSISTEHEYFSHGLIGLPFAAYLVWLKRHRWAALPDRTHFAGMGLLTLGLIGYLSPLPDTINLSLPILLAGLCLWLKGLPGLRLQIFPLLLVLLATPNSMPYLLVPYTLPLQRFIAGVAGFLLAQGGLPVQVKEIYLFVNDRVVEVAPYCAGLKMLFTSLYVGLILLYWTGAWRSRPKVMQFLTGILLLNLAANIIRNALLTYFHATTQTAAFYWLHDSWGGDLFSTVLLGLIVLLLRWIDREMDAETTLDDPEDETIAPSAES
- a CDS encoding cyanoexosortase B system-associated protein, whose product is MAFLRMASTKLTALQSTAIRQGIVLFALAMAAAIVLPNYWTHSWAWNRLPEIAQIKPLKQIQQQGITLNGWQTLSQKPIEIGGHSWSVQAIVPEAQAATATPQTTALVLLRPQTWIRDLPQVDWMDINGIQQWRTDSVRSIQFTVALPDGQAIPVTARFLRGWTEERTYAVVQWYVWSTGGSPSPTDWFWANQIARWRRQPPQPWIAVSVMQPIDPLGNIETVHQSLAVLAQQIQTQLIETALKSSS